From a single Miscanthus floridulus cultivar M001 chromosome 8, ASM1932011v1, whole genome shotgun sequence genomic region:
- the LOC136474538 gene encoding GDSL esterase/lipase At1g29660-like, which produces MAKRTASSVLVALCLLVLVATDAEARHPRLVPAAFVFGDSTVDVGTNNNLNVTVGARANYPHYGIDFPGSKPTGRFSNGFNTADLLARGLGFTMSPPAYLSLSEKAIRSQMYKGISFASGGSGLADGTGRSLFGDVIPMSMQLEHFSEVVERMAQLSGQKKTESLLRRSIFFISTGSNDMFEYSASPGDDIEFLGALVAAYKQYILALYEMGARKFSVISIPPLGCIPSQRLRRLMQLGTQGCFDPLNDLSLRSYPMLAGMLKQLSYEMPDMAYSLANAYAMVSFVFENPRTDAWNFTELEAACCGGGPYGAAFACNETAPVCANRDDYLFWDANHPSQAVSAIAAQTIFAGNQTFVYPVNVRELAML; this is translated from the exons ATGGCCAAGCGGACTGCCTCATCCGTGCTCGTGGCCCTGTGCCTGCTTGTGCTCGTGGCAACGGACGCGGAGGCGAGGCACCCGCGGCTTGTCCCCGCGGCGTTCGTGTTCGGCGACTCCACGGTGGACGTCGGCACCAACAATAACCTGAACGTCACCGTTGGGGCCAGAGCCAACTATCCGCATTACGGCATCGACTTTCCCGGGTCGAAGCCGACCGGGCGGTTCAGTAATGGCTTCAACACGGCAGACCTGCTAG CTCGAGGTCTCGGCTTCACAATGAGCCCGCCGGCTTACCTCTCTCTGTCGGAGAAGGCCATCAGGTCACAGATGTACAAGGGCATCAGCTTCGCGTCAGGAGGTTCCGGGCTTGCCGATGGGACCGGCAGATCACTG TTTGGCGACGTGATCCCGATGTCCATGCAGCTGGAGCACTTCTCAGAGGTTGTTGAGCGCATGGCCCAGCTCTCGGGTCAGAAGAAGACCGAGAGTCTCCTCCGCAGGTCCATCTTCTTCATCAGCACCGGCAGCAACGACATGTTCGAGTACTCGGCATCCCCCGGCGACGACATAGAGTTCTTGGGTGCCCTGGTCGCTGCCTACAAGCAGTACATCTTGGCCTTGTATGAGATGGGCGCGAGGAAGTTCAGCGTCATCAGCATCCCGCCGCTAGGGTGCATCCCGTCGCAGAGGCTGCGCCGGCTGATGCAGCTGGGAACCCAGGGCTGCTTCGACCCGCTCAACGACCTCTCGCTGCGCTCCTACCCGATGCTCGCCGGGATGCTGAAGCAGCTCAGCTACGAGATGCCCGACATGGCCTACTCCCTCGCCAACGCCTACGCCATGGTCTCCTTCGTCTTCGAAAACCCGCGGACCGACGCCTGGA ACTTCACGGAGCTGGAGGCGGCGTGCTGTGGCGGCGGCCCGTACGGGGCGGCGTTCGCGTGCAACGAGACGGCGCCGGTGTGCGCCAACCGCGATGACTACCTGTTCTGGGACGCCAACCATCCCTCGCAGGCCGTGTCAGCCATCGCCGCGCAGACGATCTTCGCCGGCAACCAGACCTTCGTCTACCCCGTCAACGTCAGGGAGCTCGCAATGCTGTGA
- the LOC136470481 gene encoding uncharacterized protein has product MVENVRMTKILMDGGSGINILCKDALEKLSIDASKLRASQSLFHGIVLGWRVMPLGTIVLLVMFGNWVHYQKETLSFEVVDFEGPYHTIFGRPCYAKFMAVPNYAYLKLKVTGPCGVITISGNFRDAYECEREAIK; this is encoded by the coding sequence ATGGTGGAGAACGTGAGGATGACGAAGATCCTGATGGACGGAGGAAGTGGCATCAACATCCTTTGCAAGGATGCCTTAGAGAAGCTCAGCATCGACGCGAGCAAACTGCGCGCCTCGCAATCACTGTTTCACGGGATCGTCCTAGGGTGGCGGGTTATGCCTCTCGGCACCATCGTCCTCTTGGTCATGTTTGGCAACTGGGTACACTACCAGAAGGAGACACTCTCCTTCGAGGTCGTCGACTTCGAGGGCCCTTACCACACCATCTTTGggaggccatgctacgccaagttcatggcagtgcctaactatgcctacctcaagctcaaggtgACGGGCCCGTGTGGTGTCATCACGATATCTGGCAACTTTCGGGACGCATACGAGTGCGAGAGGGAGGCCATCAAGTAG